A window of the Sporohalobacter salinus genome harbors these coding sequences:
- a CDS encoding DUF1667 domain-containing protein yields MKDKAVITCISCPIGCEIELEVVDDEITDIEGNRCPRGKEYAREEYFNPTRILPTTVRVKNGVLPLVPVKTAKPIPKEKLELAMDELAKVELEAPIKLGDIVIENILNTGVDVVTTRDLPAKKIEQN; encoded by the coding sequence ATGAAGGATAAAGCAGTAATTACTTGTATTAGTTGTCCAATAGGCTGTGAAATAGAATTAGAAGTAGTAGATGATGAAATTACAGATATAGAAGGTAACCGTTGTCCTAGAGGCAAAGAGTATGCTCGGGAAGAATACTTTAATCCTACTCGAATTTTACCTACTACTGTACGGGTGAAGAATGGAGTTTTGCCATTAGTTCCAGTTAAGACTGCTAAGCCAATTCCTAAAGAAAAGCTGGAACTAGCTATGGATGAATTAGCTAAAGTTGAATTAGAGGCTCCAATTAAATTAGGTGATATAGTTATTGAAAATATTCTTAATACCGGTGTTGATGTGGTAACGACTAGAGATTTACCAGCTAAAAAAATAGAGCAGAATTAA